The following nucleotide sequence is from Nocardioides daedukensis.
CGGTCTACCGCTTCCACGACGAGACCCAGGCCATCGCCAAGGCGAACGAGGGCCCCTACGGCCTGAACGCCTCGATCTATAGCCAGGACGGCACCCGGGCACGTGCGATCGCCCGTGAGATCAAGTGCGGCACGGTCAACATCAACGAGGGCTTCGGCGCGACGTTCGCCAGCGTGGACGCACCGATGGGCGGCATGCTCGAGTCCGGCATGGGCCGGCGCCAGGGGGCCGAGGGCATCCACCGCTACACCGAAGCGCAGGCCGTCGGCACCCAGCGGGTCTGGGGCTTCCGACCGCCGGTGGGCGTGTCGAACGAGCGGTTCGCGAACGTGCTCACGCTCAGCGCGCGGGTGATGAAGAAGCTGGGACGGGCATGAGCGCAGGCAAGCATGCTGGCAACCACGCCGGGCACTACGACGTACTCGTCATCGGCTCCGGCTTCGGAGGCTCGGTCTCCGCGCTGCGGCTGACCGAGAAGGGCTACAAGGTGGCCGTGCTGGAGGCCGGAGCCCGGTTCGAGGACAAGGACCTGCCCAACACGTCCTTCGACCTCAAGAAGTACATCTACGCGCCGGCTGCCGGGATGTACGGCATCCAGCGCATCGACATGGTCAAGGACTGCCTGATCCTGGCCGGTGCCGGGGTGGGTGGCGGCTCGCTGGTCTATGCGAACACGCTCTACGAGCCGCTGGACGCGTTCTACCGAGACAAGTCCTGGGCGCACATCACCGACTGGAAGGCCGAGCTGGCGCCCTACTACGACCAGGCCAAGCGGATGCTGGGCGTGGTCGAGAACCCGCTGCGTACGCCCTCGGACGAGGTCATGCAGAAGGTTGCCGAGCAGATGGGCCGGGGCGACACCTTCCACCCGACCCCGGTGGGCGTCTTCTTCGGTGGGCCCGGCCAGGACCCGTCGCAGAAGGTCGAGGACCCCTACTTCGGTGGGCAGGGCCCGGACCGGAACCCGTGCCGCAACTGTGGTGAGTGCATGACCGGGTGCCGGCACAACGCCAAGAACACCCTGGTCAAGAACTACCTCTACTTGGCCGAGGAGGCGGGCGCCGAGGTGCACCCGCTGACCACCGTCACCGACGTCCGTCCCCGCGTAGAGGGCGGCTATGAGATCACGGCCCGCTGGACCAAGGCGAAGCTGTCGCGGCGTACGGCGGTCAAGACCTTCACCGCCGACCAGGTGATCTTCGCGGCCGCGGCGCTGGGCACCCAAAAGCTGCTGCACAAGCTCAAGGGCGAGGGCAGCCTGCCGAAGGTCTCCGACCGCCTCGGCGTGCTCACCCGGACCAATTCCGAGGCGATCCTGGGCGCGCTGGCCCCCGACACCTCGACCGACTTCACCGAGGGCGTGGCGATCACCTCCTCGTGGCACCCCGACGAGCACACCCACATCGAGCCCGTGCGCTACGGCAAGGGCAGCAACGCGATGGCGCTGATGCAGACGGTGCTGGCCGACGACACCGGCACCGAGCCGCGGTGGCGGACCTGGCTCAAGGAGCTGTGGACCCAGCGCAAGAACGCGCTGGACCTCTACGACATGAAGCACTGGTCGGAGCGGACCGTGATCGCGCTGGTCATGCAGACCCTGGACAACTCGATCACGACCATCGGCAAGAAGACGCCCTTCGGGTGGGTGATGAGCTCGGAGCAGGGTCACGGTGAGCCCAACCCGACCTACATCCCGGTCGCCTACGACGCCGTACGCCGGATGGCCGAGGTCATGGGCGGCACTCCCGGTGGCAACGTGGGGGAGCCGTTCAACGCGCCGCTCACCGCGCACTTCATCGGTGGCTGCACGATCGGCGACTCGCCCGAGACCGGGGTGGTCGACGCCTACCAGCGGATCTACAACTATCCCGGCCTGCACATCGCCGACGGCTCGGCGATCTCGGCGAACCTGGGTGTGAACCCGTCGCTGACGATCACCGCGCAGGCGGAGCGGGCGATGTCCTTCTGGCCGAACAAGGGCGAGGCCGACGCCCGCCCCGAGCTGGGCAGCGACTATGTCCGGATCGAGCCCGTTCAGCCGACCTCGCCGGTGGTCCCCGAATCGGCGCCGGGAGCGTTGCGGCTGCCGATCGTGGGCGTGACCCATGGCGCCTGAGGGATCGGTCGAAAATTAAAGGGAAATAGGCCGTTTCGGCCCATAACCCGCCTCTCGGGGACTCGTTGTGGTGAGTGGGCCCGACAGTCTTGCTCCCTCCCACGTCGGGCCCCATGTCCAAGCACTGTCCAGCAGTTGCATGGACGATCAGGGCCCGACCACCCTCCCTCCCCGGTCGGGCCCTGATGCGTTTCCAGACGCTGAACGCGGGAGGCGGCCGGCTCACGTCTAGACTTCTCACACGCCGTCGTACCCGCCCGAAAGGCTCTTTCGTGACCCTGCCCAAGACCGATCACGACCTGGTCCTCGTCGTCGACTTCGGAGCGCAATACGCCCAGCTCATCGCCCGACGGGTGCGTGAGGCGCGGGTCTACTCCGAGCTGGTGCCGCACACGATGCCGATCGAGGAGATGCTGGCCCGGAACCCGAAGGCGATCATCCTGTCCGGTGGCCCGTCCTCGGTCTATGCCGACGGTGCTCCGGGCATCTCTGACGAGGTCTTCACGGCCGGCGTCCCGGTCTTCGGCATGTGCTACGGCTTCCAGCTGATGGCCAAGGGCCTGGGCGGGGAGGTCTCCCCGACGGGTGCACGCGAATACGGCCGTACGCCGGTCCGGGTCAGCGCCCCGGGCACGCTCCTGTCCGACATCCCTGCCGAGCACCGGGTGTGGATGTCCCACGGTGACTCGGTGACCGCCGCGCCTGCTGGCTTCGACGTGCTGGCCTCCACCGACGTCACCCCGGTTGCCGCCTTCGAGGACCTCGAGCGCAAGCTCGCCGGCGTCCAGTGGCACCCCGAGGTCATGCACTCCGAGCACGGCCAGGCCACCCTCGAGCACTTCCTGCACGACATCGCCGGCTGCCGCCAGACCTGGACCATGGTCAACGTGGTCGACGAGCAGGTCGAGCGGATCAAGGAGCAGGTCGGTGACGGCCGCGCCATCTGTGCCCTCTCCGGCGGTGTCGACTCCGCCGTTGCTGCTGCGCTGGTGCAGCGGGCGATCGGGGACCGTCTGACCTGCGTCTATGTCGATCACGGGATGATGCGCAAGGGCGAGACCGCGCAGGTACGTCGTGACTTCGAGGAGGTATTCGACGCGCTGGACGTGGTCGACGCCGAGGACCAGTTCCTCACCGCCCTGGCGGGAGTCTCCGAGCCCGAGCAGAAGCGCAAGATCATCGGTCACGAGTTCATCCGCACCTTCGAGGCAGCAGAGGTCCGCGTCTTCGGGTCGCTGAGCCCCGAGGAGCGCGGCGACACGGCATACCTCGTCCAGGGCACGCTCTATCCGGACGTAGTGGAGTCCGGGGGCGGCGCCGGCACCTCGACGATCAAGTCGCACCACAACGTCGGCGGGCTGCCCGATGACCTCAACTTCGAGCTCGTCGAGCCGTTGCGCACCCTGTTCAAGGACGAGGTCCGTGCCGTCGGCGAACAGCTCGGCCTGCCCTCGACGATGGTCTGGCGCCAGCCGTTCCCGGGCCCCGGTCTGGGCATCCGGATCATCGGTGAGGTGACCAAGGAGCGTCTGGACATCCTGCGCGAGGCCGACTTCATCGCCCGCGAGGAGCTGACCCGCGCCGGCCTGGACCGCGAGGTCTGGCAGATGCCGGTCGTGCTGCTCGCCGACGTCCGCTCCGTCGGCGTCCAGGGCGACGGCCGCACCTATGGCCACCCGATCGTGCTTCGTCCGGTGACCTCCGAGGACGCGATGACCGCGGACTGGGCGCGACTGCCGTTCGAGGTGCTCGAGAAGATCTCGACACGGATCACCAACGAGGTGTCCGAGGTCAACCGGGTCACGCTGGACGTGACCTCGAAGCCGCCGGGCACCATCGAGTGGGAGTGACGCCTCGACGGGGCCGTTGAGTCCCGGTGAGCACCGTCGAGAGTCAGAGAGACGCTCGACGGTACCGTGGTCGGGCGTCTGGCTCAGGCGACCACGTGAGCGGCTGCGGACGCCAGGGGTGTGGTTCCTTGACCGGGCGCCACTCGCCATCGTTGACCGTTGAGTCTGAAGGTGCGATCCCGGCGTGTGTGGTTGCGGGGGAGCGTGCCGACCTGTTGCGCAGACTACGCTCCGAGCGATTGGTCTTTGCACCAATCGGCTGAATTTCCGCGTGCGATCAGGGACCCTGTAACTCTGTGGTCGACAAGTGGGAAGGCATGGGTAGCGGTAGTCGTGGAGACCGATCCCGGGGGTTTGCCCGACGGAGCCCGTACGCCCGTCGACGGTCTGGTTGCCTCGCTGCAGGAGTGGCGGGCGGCCGCCGGGAATCCGGCGTACGCCGAGGTGGCCGCCCGCGTGGCTCGGGCTCGGGTCGCTCGTGGGATCCCGGAGTTCGAGGCTCGGGTCGCCCGAACCACCATCTATGACCTGTTCCGGCTCGGTCGCCGCCGGATCGACACCGATCTGCTGCTCGAGGTGGTCCAGGCCCTCGGGGTGGACGCCGCCGGGATCGAGCGGTGGCAGCGTGCTGTCGAGAAGCTTCATCGGGGAGGCTCCGACCTGTCGGTTCCGCTCGTTGAGCCGCGCCCGGAGTCGTCGGGTGAGGCTGCGGGGCAACTGACCCGCGATGCTGCGGAGGCTTCTGGCGGCGAGCCCGTGCCCGGACCAGCCGGACCGACCGGCCCTCGACTGTTCCTGCCCGGCTCGCAGTTGCTCTCGCCGATCGTCGGAATGAGCGCGGTGGCACTGATGGTGCTCTGCCTGGTGATCAACCAGACCGGCAACCTGCTCACCCAGCTCCTGCCGTTCGTGCTCTATCTCGACATGATCGGCACCGCCATCGCCGCCGTGCTCCTTGGGCCCTGGCACGGTGCGCTGGTGGGTCTGGCGACCAGCTTCACCGTCATCCCGCAGACTGGCCATGAAGCGGCGTACTTCGCGGTGGTCAACGTCGCCGGTGCCCTGCTCTGGGGATATGGGGTCCGATCCGGCCGGGTACGCACCATCGCGCGGTATCTCCTGCTGTGTTGCCTGGTGGGGTTCGTCTGCACCGTGTTGGCAACGATCGTGATCCTGATTGTCTTCGAGGGTGGTCGCTCCGGCCACGGTTCTGACAACCTCGTCGTTGCATTGCGGGATCGTGGCTCTTCGCTGGTCGTCGCGGTCTTCTCCACCAACCTCTTGGCCTCGCTGGTGGACAAGATCCTCAGCGGACTGCTCGCCCTGGTGGCCGTGGATGTCCTGGCCACCCGCCAGCGCAAGCGGTTGGACCAGTCTTCGGCCCAGGGTTCAGACCAGCACTAGCTTGAACGTTGCCGACGTACCTCTTCAAAACCACCGCCGACCCGGCACTTGTTGACGCCCTGACGAGGTCAGAACGTCAACAAGCGACGGGTCGGCGGAGGGGTGAAGCGGGAACGGCGTGTCAGCGGGAGGCCCGCAGCATGTCCTCGCGCTCGACGACCTTGATCCGGGTGCGGCCCTCGGCCTCGCCGAGGGCGATCTCGTGGCGGTCGAGGTTCTCCCAGTGGGCGAACTCGACGACGTCCACGCCACGCTCGGCGAAGTAGTCGCTGACCGCCTGCGGCTCCCGCTCCAGGGCGGTCTCGGCGGTCTCGGCGAGCAGGTGCTCGACGGTCTGCGCGGCGTCGCTCTTGGTGTGCCCGATCAGGCCCACCGGCCCGCGCTTGATCCAGCCGGTCACGTAGGTGCCGGCGATCGGGGTGCCGTCGAGGTCCAGCACGCGACCCTCGTCGTTCGGGATCACGGCAGCGCGCTCGTCGAAGGGGAAGTCGGGCAGCTCGGTGCTGCGATATCCGACGGCGCGATAGACCGCCTGGACGTCCCAATCGGTGATCTCGCCGGTGCCCTCGACCGAGCCGTCGCCGACCAGGCGGGTCCGCTCGGTGCGGAAGCCTTCGACCCGGTCGCCACCGGTGATCGCCACGGGCTGCTCGAGGAAGTGCAGGTGGATCCGGTGCGGCTTTCCGGCCGGCTCACGACCCACCCAGTTGGACAGGGTGTTGAGCACCATCTTGGCCTGCTTGTTCTTCTCGATGTGCTCCATGCTGTGCTCGTCCACCTCGAAGCCCTCGGGGTGCACGATCACGTCGACGTTCGGGGAGTGTGCCAGCTCGCGGAGTTCAAGGGGCGAGAACTTCGCGTACGCCGGTCCGCGGCGGGCGAAGACGTGCACGTCCGTCGTGGTCTTGGCGACCAGACCCTCGTAGACGTTGGCCGGAACATCGGTGGGGAGCATCTCCTCGCCCTTCTTGGCCAGCACCCGGGCGACGTCCAGGGCGACGTTGCCGACGCCGACGACGGCGACCGACGCGGCGTCCAGCGGCCAGGTGCGGGGAACGTCGGGGTGGCCGTCGTACCAGCTCACGAAGTCGGCTGCGCCCCATGACCCGGGCAGCTCCTCGCCGGGGATGCCGAGGTCGCGGTCGGCCATCGCGCCGGTCGCCACGATGACGGCGTCATAGAAGGAGCGCAGGTCGTCGAGCTTCACGTCGACACCGAACTCCACGTTGCCCAGGAAGCGGACCTCGGAGCGAGCGAGCACCCGCTGCAGCGCCTTGACGATCTCCTTGATCCGCGGGTGGTCCGGGGCCACGCCATAGCGGACCAGGCCGAACGGCGCGGGCAGGCGCTCGAGGATGTCGATCGATACGTCGGCATCGGACTTGGCGAGGATGTCGGCGGCGTAGATGCCGGCGGGGCCGCCACCCACGATGGCTACACGGAGGGTCATGCTGCAAGCGTCCCGTGTTCGCACAGGATGCGGAACGACAACGTTGTTGTGTGGCCACAAGATAAGGTTGTGGGGTGTTGAGCACCCATGTCCCCGATCTGCGTGGCCTCGAGCTGCTGGTCCTGGTCGCGCGGACCGGCAGCCTCAGCAGCGCGGCGGCCGAGCTCGGCATCAGCCAGCAGGCCGCCTCCTCCCGGGTCCGCACGATGGAATCCCTGATCGGCTCACCTCTGCTCACCCGGACGACCAAGGGTTCGGTGCTCACCCAGCACGGCGACCTGGTCGTGCAGTGGGCACGGGCGGTGATGGATGCCGCCGAGCAGCTCGACGCCGGCCTGGCCGCACTCAAGCAGGACCGGCTGGCGCACCTCTCGATCGCGGCGAGCCTGACAATCGCCGAATATCTCCTGCCGTCCTGGCTGGTGGCTGTGCGCTCTCGCCAGGTTGACGTGGGTCAGCCGCCGACGGACTTCACGATGACCGCGACGAACAGCGAGCGGGTGGCGGGATTGGTCCGTGGCGGGCTCGTGGACCTGGGGTTCGTCGAGGGGCCAGAGCCGCCCGAGGGTCTGCGCCACCGGTTGATCGCGGTCGACTCGCTCGTCGTGGTGGTCGGTCGCGACCACCCGTGGGCGCAGCGGTCACCGCGCCGGGTCACTGCCTCGGCCCTGGCCGCCACGCCGCTCGTCATCCGCGAGGAGGGTTCAGGCACCCGGACGGTGCTGGAGCGCGCCCTTGCCAGCCGGTCGATGGCTCCGCCGGTCCTCGAGCTCTCGAGCACCGCAGCGGTGATCGCCGCGGTGGCAGCGGGGGCAGGGCCCGCGGCGCTGAGCTCGTACGCCGTGCGCAACGACGTCGCCAGTGGGCGCCTCGTGCGGGTCGCTGTCAGCGGCCTCGACCTGTCCCGCCGCCTGCACGCGGTCTGGACGGGGGGAGCACAGCCACCCCGAGGCCCGGCACGCGAGCTGGTCGACTGGGCGGCTCGTAGGGAATCGTGACAGAAGGTCATTTCGTTGACGGGGGGGAGGCGGAAGGATTCTGATTCAGAGCCTCAAAAACCTCGGAAGCGGTTCTGAATCATGCTTCATGAACGACCAGCCTTGGGGGACCAATGATTCGCACGCGCCGCGCACACCTGGCACCGATCCTCACTTTGATGGTTGTGGGTGGATTGGCCGGGGCTGCCGTCGCGACATCTTCGTCCGGTGGTGACGAACCCGTGACGGCTACGGACCACTACACGCCGGGGATGACGCTCGAGGAGGTCGGGAGAGCCAGCGTCGGTCAGCCGGGAGAGGTCGCACCGCCGTGTCCTGACGCCGACACCGTGACGAAGCTGAAGGACGCGGACATTCAGGTCGGGCCGTGTGATCCTCTGCTGGAGGCGGGCCAGGCCCAGATCGTCCCAGACGACAACATCGAACCGCCGGAGCCGACAGGCGCTGCCGTTTGCGCAGTGGTCAACGTGCGTTCCGAGGTCGGGATCACCGGCACTCTGTGCGGCACCGGAGCGAAGATCCTTCGCGCGACCGCATTGCAGCAAGACCAAGGCTGGTGCGTGAAGGCCACCTACGTTCTCGACGGGGACGCCCAACCAGTCACCGATGTCGTCTGTGAAGGCGGTCCATCGAACCCGGACGGCCTCCGGGTTGATGTCACAGGTGCGAAGTAGACGTCGGTGCGAGCAGCTGAATCGACTGGGCGAACCCACAGGCTGACCCGACAGGGCACGACGTATCCCGTGG
It contains:
- a CDS encoding GMC oxidoreductase; this translates as MSAGKHAGNHAGHYDVLVIGSGFGGSVSALRLTEKGYKVAVLEAGARFEDKDLPNTSFDLKKYIYAPAAGMYGIQRIDMVKDCLILAGAGVGGGSLVYANTLYEPLDAFYRDKSWAHITDWKAELAPYYDQAKRMLGVVENPLRTPSDEVMQKVAEQMGRGDTFHPTPVGVFFGGPGQDPSQKVEDPYFGGQGPDRNPCRNCGECMTGCRHNAKNTLVKNYLYLAEEAGAEVHPLTTVTDVRPRVEGGYEITARWTKAKLSRRTAVKTFTADQVIFAAAALGTQKLLHKLKGEGSLPKVSDRLGVLTRTNSEAILGALAPDTSTDFTEGVAITSSWHPDEHTHIEPVRYGKGSNAMALMQTVLADDTGTEPRWRTWLKELWTQRKNALDLYDMKHWSERTVIALVMQTLDNSITTIGKKTPFGWVMSSEQGHGEPNPTYIPVAYDAVRRMAEVMGGTPGGNVGEPFNAPLTAHFIGGCTIGDSPETGVVDAYQRIYNYPGLHIADGSAISANLGVNPSLTITAQAERAMSFWPNKGEADARPELGSDYVRIEPVQPTSPVVPESAPGALRLPIVGVTHGA
- the guaA gene encoding glutamine-hydrolyzing GMP synthase, which translates into the protein MPKTDHDLVLVVDFGAQYAQLIARRVREARVYSELVPHTMPIEEMLARNPKAIILSGGPSSVYADGAPGISDEVFTAGVPVFGMCYGFQLMAKGLGGEVSPTGAREYGRTPVRVSAPGTLLSDIPAEHRVWMSHGDSVTAAPAGFDVLASTDVTPVAAFEDLERKLAGVQWHPEVMHSEHGQATLEHFLHDIAGCRQTWTMVNVVDEQVERIKEQVGDGRAICALSGGVDSAVAAALVQRAIGDRLTCVYVDHGMMRKGETAQVRRDFEEVFDALDVVDAEDQFLTALAGVSEPEQKRKIIGHEFIRTFEAAEVRVFGSLSPEERGDTAYLVQGTLYPDVVESGGGAGTSTIKSHHNVGGLPDDLNFELVEPLRTLFKDEVRAVGEQLGLPSTMVWRQPFPGPGLGIRIIGEVTKERLDILREADFIAREELTRAGLDREVWQMPVVLLADVRSVGVQGDGRTYGHPIVLRPVTSEDAMTADWARLPFEVLEKISTRITNEVSEVNRVTLDVTSKPPGTIEWE
- a CDS encoding ECF transporter S component gives rise to the protein METDPGGLPDGARTPVDGLVASLQEWRAAAGNPAYAEVAARVARARVARGIPEFEARVARTTIYDLFRLGRRRIDTDLLLEVVQALGVDAAGIERWQRAVEKLHRGGSDLSVPLVEPRPESSGEAAGQLTRDAAEASGGEPVPGPAGPTGPRLFLPGSQLLSPIVGMSAVALMVLCLVINQTGNLLTQLLPFVLYLDMIGTAIAAVLLGPWHGALVGLATSFTVIPQTGHEAAYFAVVNVAGALLWGYGVRSGRVRTIARYLLLCCLVGFVCTVLATIVILIVFEGGRSGHGSDNLVVALRDRGSSLVVAVFSTNLLASLVDKILSGLLALVAVDVLATRQRKRLDQSSAQGSDQH
- a CDS encoding FAD-dependent oxidoreductase, with the protein product MTLRVAIVGGGPAGIYAADILAKSDADVSIDILERLPAPFGLVRYGVAPDHPRIKEIVKALQRVLARSEVRFLGNVEFGVDVKLDDLRSFYDAVIVATGAMADRDLGIPGEELPGSWGAADFVSWYDGHPDVPRTWPLDAASVAVVGVGNVALDVARVLAKKGEEMLPTDVPANVYEGLVAKTTTDVHVFARRGPAYAKFSPLELRELAHSPNVDVIVHPEGFEVDEHSMEHIEKNKQAKMVLNTLSNWVGREPAGKPHRIHLHFLEQPVAITGGDRVEGFRTERTRLVGDGSVEGTGEITDWDVQAVYRAVGYRSTELPDFPFDERAAVIPNDEGRVLDLDGTPIAGTYVTGWIKRGPVGLIGHTKSDAAQTVEHLLAETAETALEREPQAVSDYFAERGVDVVEFAHWENLDRHEIALGEAEGRTRIKVVEREDMLRASR
- a CDS encoding LysR family transcriptional regulator, translating into MSTHVPDLRGLELLVLVARTGSLSSAAAELGISQQAASSRVRTMESLIGSPLLTRTTKGSVLTQHGDLVVQWARAVMDAAEQLDAGLAALKQDRLAHLSIAASLTIAEYLLPSWLVAVRSRQVDVGQPPTDFTMTATNSERVAGLVRGGLVDLGFVEGPEPPEGLRHRLIAVDSLVVVVGRDHPWAQRSPRRVTASALAATPLVIREEGSGTRTVLERALASRSMAPPVLELSSTAAVIAAVAAGAGPAALSSYAVRNDVASGRLVRVAVSGLDLSRRLHAVWTGGAQPPRGPARELVDWAARRES